The Nocardioides campestrisoli genome includes a window with the following:
- a CDS encoding bifunctional acetate--CoA ligase family protein/GNAT family N-acetyltransferase yields the protein MTDEQPVATTHEPPHHWEADVLLRDGRTAHIRPIRASDADLLVEFYSRVSDESKYYRFFAPMPKLSDRDVARFTQVDYRDRVAFVLLVGGQMIAVGRYDSVTPGEAEVAFLVEDKHQGRGIGQLLLEHLAQAGRECGIERFVAEVLPDNHPMIRTFKDAGYQVASQYDDGVVSLEFSIDPTDTAIGVMEQREHRAESASIEKFFNPRSIAVIGASRRQETIGQALVRNLVLGDFTGRVYAVNPTADAVSGLPTYKSVTEIPDDVDVAIVAVPAEAVQDVVLDCAAKGVHGLVVISSGFAETGEEGRIRQRQLVGLSRSYGLRLIGPNCLGVINTAPEVSLNASLSSVMPPRGRAGFFCQSGALGSAILEKVNNRGLGLTTFVSAGNRADVSGNDLLQYWEEDESTEVVLLYLESIGNPRKFSRIARRVSRRKPIIAVRSGRTTQGVPMGHAVRRIAAPSQSVDAMFRQAGVIQVDALEEMFDVAQLLAHQPLPRGRRVAVVGNSDALGLLAADAAAGAGLVVNKQVALGAEAGAEDFEDALDAAIDDPDVDAVAAIYIPPLNVSGEDVANVLAAIGEQSDKPLVTTFLGAEGVPELLRVPDAAGSTAGRGSVPSYPAVEAAVRALARVVEYAMWLRSPDTPPSDAELVDRPAAKKLVSQLLIKHPDGHDLGDEDLHTLLGAYGIDLWRTYPVADLPEALEAGEELGWDVVLKATAVHLRDRPDLAHVWRNIDSAAEMEDAWHTLREVISDPGSAGFVVQRNAPPGVPVAVASIEDPLFGPVVSFGIGGPMTELLQDRAFRIPPLAEHDAQDMVREIKASPLLFGYRGSEIVDVEEVERIVRRVAQLQHDLPQVRSLSLPLVLAGRDGCSVLGASCRIEPVADPRSDWFVRRLSMMPGDTLPD from the coding sequence GTGACCGACGAGCAGCCCGTAGCCACCACGCACGAGCCCCCTCACCACTGGGAGGCCGACGTGCTGCTGCGGGACGGGCGGACCGCGCACATCCGGCCGATCCGCGCCAGCGACGCCGACCTGCTGGTGGAGTTCTACAGCCGGGTCTCGGACGAGTCGAAGTACTACCGGTTCTTCGCGCCCATGCCGAAGCTCTCGGACCGCGACGTGGCGCGCTTCACCCAGGTGGACTACCGCGACCGGGTCGCCTTCGTGCTCCTGGTGGGCGGCCAGATGATCGCGGTCGGCCGCTACGACTCGGTGACCCCCGGTGAGGCGGAGGTGGCCTTCCTGGTGGAGGACAAGCACCAGGGCCGGGGCATCGGCCAGCTGCTGCTGGAGCACCTGGCCCAGGCCGGCCGCGAGTGCGGGATCGAGCGGTTCGTGGCCGAGGTGCTGCCCGACAACCACCCGATGATCCGCACCTTCAAGGACGCCGGCTACCAGGTGGCCAGCCAGTACGACGACGGCGTGGTCAGCCTCGAGTTCTCGATCGACCCGACCGACACCGCCATCGGGGTGATGGAGCAGCGTGAGCACCGCGCCGAGTCCGCCTCCATCGAGAAGTTCTTCAACCCGCGCTCGATCGCGGTCATCGGTGCCAGTCGTCGCCAGGAGACGATCGGTCAGGCGCTGGTCCGCAACCTGGTCCTGGGCGACTTCACCGGGCGGGTCTACGCGGTCAACCCGACCGCGGACGCCGTCTCCGGACTGCCGACGTACAAGTCGGTCACCGAGATCCCCGACGACGTGGACGTCGCGATCGTGGCGGTCCCCGCCGAAGCCGTGCAGGACGTCGTCCTGGACTGCGCCGCCAAGGGCGTGCACGGGCTGGTGGTGATCTCCTCGGGCTTCGCCGAGACCGGCGAGGAAGGGCGGATCCGGCAGCGGCAGCTGGTGGGGCTCTCGCGCTCCTACGGCCTGCGGCTGATCGGCCCCAACTGCCTGGGCGTGATCAACACCGCCCCGGAGGTCTCCCTCAACGCCTCGCTCTCCTCGGTGATGCCGCCGCGCGGCCGCGCCGGGTTCTTCTGCCAGTCCGGAGCGCTGGGCTCGGCGATCCTGGAGAAGGTCAACAACCGGGGCCTGGGGCTGACCACCTTCGTCAGCGCCGGCAACCGCGCCGACGTCTCGGGCAACGACCTGCTCCAGTACTGGGAGGAGGACGAGTCCACCGAGGTGGTCCTGCTCTACCTGGAGTCGATCGGAAACCCCCGCAAGTTCTCCCGGATCGCGCGCCGGGTCTCCCGGCGCAAGCCGATCATCGCGGTCCGCTCCGGCCGCACCACCCAGGGTGTGCCGATGGGGCACGCGGTCCGGCGGATCGCCGCGCCCTCGCAGTCGGTCGACGCGATGTTCCGGCAGGCGGGCGTGATCCAGGTCGACGCCCTGGAGGAGATGTTCGACGTCGCCCAGCTGCTGGCCCACCAGCCGTTGCCGCGAGGTCGCCGGGTCGCGGTCGTGGGCAACTCCGACGCGCTGGGGCTGCTGGCCGCCGACGCGGCCGCGGGCGCCGGCCTGGTGGTCAACAAGCAGGTCGCCCTGGGCGCCGAGGCCGGGGCCGAGGACTTCGAGGACGCGCTGGACGCGGCCATCGACGACCCCGACGTCGACGCCGTCGCCGCGATCTACATCCCGCCGCTCAACGTCTCCGGCGAGGACGTGGCCAACGTGCTGGCCGCCATCGGGGAGCAGTCGGACAAGCCCCTGGTCACCACCTTCCTGGGAGCCGAGGGCGTGCCCGAGCTGCTGCGCGTGCCCGACGCCGCCGGCTCCACCGCCGGTCGCGGCTCGGTCCCCTCCTACCCGGCCGTGGAGGCCGCGGTCCGGGCGCTGGCCCGGGTGGTGGAGTACGCGATGTGGCTGCGCAGCCCCGACACCCCGCCCTCGGACGCCGAGCTGGTCGACCGGCCGGCTGCGAAGAAGCTGGTCAGCCAGCTGCTGATCAAGCACCCCGACGGCCACGACCTCGGGGACGAGGACCTGCACACCCTGCTGGGGGCGTACGGCATCGACCTGTGGCGCACCTACCCGGTCGCGGACCTGCCGGAGGCGCTCGAGGCGGGGGAGGAGCTCGGCTGGGACGTCGTGCTCAAGGCGACCGCGGTGCACCTGCGGGACCGGCCGGACCTGGCCCACGTGTGGCGCAACATCGACTCCGCCGCGGAGATGGAGGACGCCTGGCACACGCTCCGGGAGGTGATCAGCGACCCGGGGTCGGCCGGCTTCGTGGTTCAGCGCAACGCCCCGCCCGGCGTGCCGGTGGCCGTCGCCAGCATCGAGGACCCGCTCTTCGGGCCCGTGGTCTCCTTCGGGATCGGCGGCCCGATGACCGAGCTCCTGCAGGACCGGGCCTTCCGGATCCCGCCGCTGGCCGAGCACGACGCCCAGGACATGGTCCGGGAGATCAAGGCCTCGCCGCTCCTCTTCGGCTACCGCGGCAGCGAGATCGTGGACGTCGAGGAGGTCGAGCGGATCGTGCGCCGGGTGGCCCAGCTGCAGCACGACCTCCCGCAGGTGCGCTCGCTGTCGCTGCCCCTGGTGCTCGCCGGCCGGGACGGCTGCTCGGTGCTGGGCGCGTCCTGCCGGATCGAGCCGGTCGCGGACCCGCGGTCGGACTGGTTCGTGCGCCGGCTCTCGATGATGCCCGGAGACACCCTGCCGGACTGA
- a CDS encoding sulfotransferase family 2 domain-containing protein, with product MLVCDAHRFLFVHVQKTGGVSVEHLLRPQLPEVRTLDGLSRHARLDRILRAEPGLADYWTVGFVRNPWARLLSWYGMVQRFRRLADKGSPKAQGFLTGGGFMAGVARNYPDFEAFVLKGPDDWKRLRTPQVAYLRTPTRQADFVGRTESFDDDVRRVMLHLGLDAPAAIPRNNAAPPRDYRTEFTPLMRDRVAEVFADDLEAFGYVF from the coding sequence GTGCTGGTCTGCGACGCTCACCGCTTCCTCTTCGTGCACGTGCAGAAGACCGGCGGTGTCAGCGTGGAGCACCTGCTGCGTCCGCAGCTGCCCGAGGTCCGCACCCTCGACGGGTTGAGCCGGCACGCCCGGCTCGACCGGATCCTGCGCGCCGAGCCGGGCCTGGCCGACTACTGGACCGTCGGGTTCGTGCGCAACCCGTGGGCCCGGCTGCTCTCCTGGTACGGGATGGTGCAGCGCTTCCGCAGGCTGGCCGACAAGGGATCGCCGAAGGCGCAGGGGTTCCTCACCGGCGGAGGGTTCATGGCCGGGGTGGCCCGGAACTACCCGGACTTCGAGGCCTTCGTGCTCAAGGGCCCCGACGACTGGAAGCGGCTGCGCACCCCCCAGGTCGCCTACCTGCGTACGCCCACCCGGCAGGCGGACTTCGTCGGCCGGACGGAGAGCTTCGACGACGACGTACGCCGGGTGATGCTGCACCTGGGCCTGGACGCGCCCGCGGCCATCCCGCGCAACAACGCCGCCCCGCCGCGGGACTACCGCACCGAGTTCACCCCGCTGATGCGCGACCGGGTCGCGGAGGTCTTCGCGGACGACCTCGAGGCGTTCGGGTATGTCTTCTGA
- a CDS encoding DUF5998 family protein, producing the protein MRSRTPGHTTDEKDHGRRLRQAIERTGYYPEVVSDGVFAALGGERVSAFYVHHEPTFERDEVRRHLTVVVLTPTRLLLAHTDEHPGDDLLPEPHTSTSTEAITLSSIRSVVVTRMVTNPSSGPAPAAEAVLTIGWGGVSRIDLEPASCADPQCDADHGYTGVLAGDDFSLRVSAAAEGRDAVTGLLEFAEELSARTRGA; encoded by the coding sequence ATGCGGAGCAGGACCCCTGGTCACACCACGGACGAGAAGGACCACGGTCGCCGGTTGCGGCAGGCGATCGAGCGGACCGGCTACTACCCGGAGGTGGTCAGCGACGGCGTCTTCGCCGCCCTCGGCGGCGAGCGGGTCTCGGCCTTCTACGTCCACCACGAGCCGACCTTCGAGCGCGACGAGGTGCGCCGCCATCTCACCGTGGTGGTGCTGACCCCCACGAGGCTGCTGCTGGCGCACACCGACGAGCACCCCGGCGACGACCTGCTCCCGGAGCCGCACACCTCGACGTCCACCGAGGCGATCACGCTCTCCTCGATCCGTTCGGTGGTCGTCACCCGAATGGTCACCAACCCCAGCTCCGGGCCCGCCCCGGCGGCCGAGGCGGTGCTCACCATCGGGTGGGGCGGGGTCTCCCGGATCGACCTGGAGCCCGCCAGCTGCGCCGACCCCCAGTGCGACGCCGACCACGGCTACACCGGGGTGCTGGCCGGCGACGACTTCTCCCTGCGGGTCTCCGCGGCCGCCGAGGGCCGGGACGCGGTCACCGGGCTGCTGGAGTTCGCCGAGGAGCTCTCCGCGCGGACCCGGGGCGCATGA
- a CDS encoding alkaline phosphatase family protein, translating to MTPEGFLAPEYGSRTLSDVVPAVARSLGAPLGGSPGEGGVALVLPPAPAYVVFLVDGLGAELLRRYEHAAPFLASLVGRDSVGSATVPSTTATSLTSFGTGLPPGAHGLVGYTSRIPGTDRLLNGLTWDSGVDPREWQPHPTAFARMSAAGVSVTVVNKRDFVTSGLTQAAHRGAEYVGADRVGERIAAVQAASAVRPSLTYVYDADLDWTGHKFGVASTQWLQQLAMVDAEAEQMREALPGHVRMLVIADHGMVDSPPASRIDLDDRLELRSGVTLLGGEARFRHVYCARGAVEDVAATWREVLGDRAQVLTRDEVVASGWLGAIQPSVLPRIGDVVAACRGDAAIISTADFPYENQMVGLHGSLTPDEMRIPLLLV from the coding sequence ATGACGCCCGAGGGGTTCCTCGCTCCCGAGTACGGCTCGCGCACGCTCAGCGACGTGGTGCCCGCGGTCGCCAGGTCCCTGGGCGCGCCCCTGGGCGGTTCCCCGGGCGAGGGCGGCGTCGCGCTGGTCCTGCCGCCCGCCCCGGCGTACGTCGTCTTCCTGGTCGACGGTCTCGGCGCGGAGCTGCTCCGGCGCTACGAGCACGCGGCGCCCTTCCTCGCCTCGCTCGTCGGCCGTGACTCCGTCGGATCGGCGACCGTGCCCTCCACCACGGCCACCAGCCTCACCTCGTTCGGCACCGGCCTGCCGCCCGGTGCGCACGGCCTGGTCGGCTACACCTCGCGGATCCCGGGGACCGACCGACTTCTCAACGGCCTCACCTGGGACTCCGGGGTCGACCCGCGGGAGTGGCAGCCCCACCCCACCGCGTTCGCCCGGATGAGCGCCGCCGGAGTCTCGGTGACCGTGGTGAACAAGCGCGACTTCGTCACCAGCGGCCTGACCCAGGCCGCCCACCGGGGCGCCGAGTACGTCGGCGCCGACCGGGTGGGAGAGCGGATCGCCGCGGTCCAGGCCGCGTCGGCGGTCCGACCCTCGCTCACCTACGTCTACGACGCCGACCTGGACTGGACCGGCCACAAGTTCGGGGTGGCCTCGACCCAGTGGCTCCAGCAGCTGGCGATGGTCGACGCCGAGGCGGAGCAGATGCGCGAGGCCCTGCCGGGACACGTGCGGATGCTGGTGATCGCCGACCACGGGATGGTCGACAGCCCGCCGGCGTCGCGGATCGACCTGGACGACCGCCTGGAGCTCCGCTCGGGGGTGACCCTGCTCGGCGGCGAGGCACGGTTCCGGCACGTCTACTGCGCCCGCGGGGCGGTGGAGGACGTCGCTGCCACCTGGCGGGAGGTCCTGGGGGATCGTGCGCAGGTGCTGACCCGCGACGAGGTGGTCGCGTCGGGCTGGCTGGGGGCGATCCAGCCGTCCGTGCTACCGCGGATCGGCGACGTCGTAGCCGCCTGCCGAGGGGACGCCGCGATCATCTCCACTGCCGACTTCCCGTACGAGAACCAGATGGTCGGGCTGCACGGCTCCCTGACCCCCGACGAGATGCGGATCCCGCTGCTGCTGGTCTGA
- a CDS encoding MDR family MFS transporter produces MTAGTTEEPQKLDRRVIEIGGVLIAGMLMPVLDSTIVNVALDSLSRDLDASLPDTQWVVTGYLLSVAIVIPITGWAMDRFGSKRTWVTAVTLFALGSALCATAWSIESLIAFRILQGLGGGMLLPAGQAMLARAAGPANMGRAMTILGVPMLIGPILGPVLGGLLVEYGSWHWIFLVNVPVGVLAVALALWRLPGERDLYDPGRLDTLGLALLSLSLASLLYGLSEASSKGGFGEPTVLWPLAGGVVGLGLYTWHSLAAGARSIIDVRLLGDRLFASGALALFLTAIGLFGGMLLLPLYYQTVRGEGALDAGLLLVPQGLGAIISMVVAGRLTDRLGAGYVVPVGVALAMLGTLPFTQLDIDTSYVWLSCALFVRGMGLGAIMMPTISSAYQHLSKDRVSRASPTLSAIQQVGASLGSALLVTVLTRQFADRMGAEGVSSQGGGADKISSLSPRARQVVGPELADAYGSAFWVAFALTALILVPAFFLPRLKRGERGKAGRSGAPAQEAGQDQSPPPS; encoded by the coding sequence ATGACCGCAGGCACGACCGAGGAGCCGCAGAAGCTCGACCGTCGGGTGATCGAGATCGGGGGCGTGCTCATCGCCGGCATGCTCATGCCGGTGCTGGACAGCACCATCGTCAACGTCGCCCTCGACTCGCTGAGCCGGGACCTGGACGCCTCCCTCCCCGACACCCAGTGGGTGGTCACCGGCTACCTGCTGTCCGTCGCCATCGTCATCCCGATCACCGGCTGGGCGATGGACCGCTTCGGCTCCAAGCGGACCTGGGTGACCGCGGTGACGCTGTTCGCGTTGGGCTCCGCGCTCTGCGCCACGGCGTGGTCGATCGAGTCGCTCATCGCCTTCCGCATCCTCCAAGGGCTCGGCGGGGGCATGCTGCTGCCGGCCGGTCAGGCGATGCTCGCGCGGGCGGCGGGACCGGCCAACATGGGACGGGCGATGACGATCCTGGGGGTCCCGATGCTGATCGGGCCGATCCTGGGACCCGTGCTCGGTGGACTGCTCGTGGAGTACGGCAGCTGGCACTGGATCTTCCTGGTCAACGTGCCGGTCGGCGTGCTCGCCGTGGCGCTCGCCCTGTGGCGTCTGCCGGGCGAGCGCGATCTCTACGACCCGGGACGGCTCGACACGCTGGGGCTGGCCCTGCTGTCCCTGAGCCTCGCCAGCCTGCTCTACGGGCTCTCCGAGGCGAGCTCCAAGGGCGGCTTCGGGGAGCCCACGGTGCTCTGGCCGCTCGCCGGCGGAGTGGTCGGCCTGGGCCTCTACACCTGGCACAGCCTGGCCGCCGGAGCCCGCTCGATCATCGACGTGCGGCTGCTCGGCGACCGGCTCTTCGCCAGCGGGGCGCTCGCGCTCTTCCTGACCGCCATCGGGCTGTTCGGCGGCATGCTCCTGCTGCCCCTCTACTACCAGACGGTGCGCGGCGAGGGCGCCCTGGACGCCGGCCTGCTCCTGGTCCCGCAGGGGCTCGGTGCGATCATCTCGATGGTCGTCGCCGGGCGGCTCACCGACCGCCTCGGCGCCGGGTACGTCGTGCCGGTGGGCGTGGCGCTGGCCATGCTCGGGACCCTGCCGTTCACCCAGCTCGACATCGACACCTCCTACGTCTGGCTCAGCTGCGCACTCTTCGTCCGCGGCATGGGTCTGGGGGCGATCATGATGCCGACCATCTCCTCGGCCTACCAGCACCTGAGCAAGGACCGCGTCTCCCGGGCCTCGCCCACGCTCTCGGCGATCCAGCAGGTCGGCGCCTCGCTGGGCAGCGCCCTGCTGGTCACGGTGCTCACGCGGCAGTTCGCCGACCGCATGGGCGCAGAAGGCGTCAGCAGCCAGGGCGGCGGCGCCGACAAGATCAGCTCGCTGTCGCCGCGGGCGCGCCAGGTCGTCGGGCCCGAGCTCGCGGACGCCTACGGCTCGGCCTTCTGGGTCGCCTTCGCGCTGACCGCGCTGATCCTGGTCCCCGCGTTCTTCCTGCCCCGCCTCAAGCGTGGCGAACGCGGCAAGGCCGGCCGGTCCGGTGCGCCTGCTCAGGAGGCGGGCCAGGACCAGTCGCCGCCACCGAGCTGA
- a CDS encoding thymidine kinase, whose protein sequence is MAELHFFTGTMDSGKSTLALQTNHNHATRGRVGRIFTAHDRGGQAVLSSRLGLTHEALEVAPDFDFWKYVVQVLTQGGRIDYLICDEAQFYTPEQVDQLAKVVDELQIDVFAFGILTDFRTVLFPGSARLVELADRMNVLQVEALCWCGKRATHNARTENGVMVVEGEVVVVGDVEAADEPPADVAYEVLCRQHHRRRLTAARAKAVSLAPEPLPFG, encoded by the coding sequence GTGGCGGAACTGCACTTCTTCACCGGGACCATGGACTCTGGCAAGAGCACCCTGGCGCTCCAGACGAACCACAACCACGCCACCCGCGGACGGGTGGGGCGCATCTTCACCGCCCACGACCGCGGCGGTCAGGCCGTGCTCTCCAGCCGCCTGGGGCTGACCCACGAGGCCCTCGAGGTCGCCCCGGACTTCGACTTCTGGAAGTACGTCGTCCAGGTGCTCACCCAGGGCGGACGGATCGACTACCTGATCTGCGACGAGGCCCAGTTCTACACCCCCGAGCAGGTCGACCAGCTGGCCAAGGTGGTCGACGAGCTGCAGATCGACGTCTTCGCCTTCGGCATCCTCACCGACTTCCGCACGGTGCTCTTCCCGGGCTCCGCGCGCCTGGTGGAGCTCGCCGACCGGATGAACGTCCTGCAGGTCGAGGCCCTGTGCTGGTGCGGCAAGCGGGCCACCCACAACGCGCGGACCGAGAACGGCGTGATGGTCGTCGAGGGCGAGGTCGTGGTGGTCGGTGACGTCGAGGCCGCCGACGAGCCCCCGGCGGACGTCGCCTACGAGGTGCTCTGCCGCCAGCACCACCGGCGCAGGCTCACCGCGGCCCGGGCCAAGGCGGTCAGCCTGGCCCCGGAGCCGCTGCCGTTCGGCTGA
- a CDS encoding aldo/keto reductase family protein — MEFRYLGNSGLKISEITYGNWLTHGSQVENDVARECVRAALDVGITTFDTADVYANTAAETVLGEALKGERRQSLEIFTKVYWPTGPKGHNDTGLSRKHIMESIDGSLERLQTDYVDLYQAHRYDTETPLEETMQAFADIVRAGKALYIGVSEWTADQLRAGAALAKELGFQLISSQPQYSMLWRVIEDEVVPASRELGISQIVWSPIAQGVLTGKYQPGQAPPAGSRATDEKGGAQMIQRFMDDRTLTAVQGLRPIAESLDLTMSQLAVAWVLQNDNVASALVGASRPEQVHENVAAAGVTLPAEAMTAIDEALGDVVVRDPAMTAENAPKGRAV, encoded by the coding sequence ATGGAATTCAGGTACCTGGGAAATAGCGGGCTCAAGATCTCCGAGATCACCTACGGCAACTGGCTGACCCACGGGTCCCAGGTCGAGAACGACGTGGCGCGCGAGTGCGTCCGTGCCGCGCTGGACGTGGGGATCACCACCTTCGACACCGCCGACGTCTACGCCAACACCGCGGCGGAGACCGTGCTGGGCGAGGCGCTGAAGGGGGAGCGGCGCCAGTCGCTGGAGATCTTCACCAAGGTCTACTGGCCCACCGGCCCCAAGGGGCACAACGACACCGGGCTCTCGCGCAAGCACATCATGGAGTCGATCGACGGGTCCCTGGAGCGACTGCAGACCGACTACGTCGACCTCTACCAGGCGCACCGGTACGACACCGAGACGCCGTTGGAGGAGACCATGCAGGCCTTCGCCGACATCGTCCGGGCCGGCAAGGCGCTCTACATCGGGGTGAGCGAGTGGACCGCCGACCAGCTGCGCGCCGGCGCCGCGCTGGCCAAGGAGCTGGGGTTCCAGCTGATCTCCAGCCAGCCGCAGTACTCGATGCTGTGGCGGGTCATCGAGGACGAGGTGGTCCCGGCCAGCCGCGAGCTGGGCATCTCCCAGATCGTCTGGTCGCCGATCGCCCAGGGCGTGCTCACCGGGAAGTACCAGCCTGGTCAGGCGCCGCCGGCCGGCTCGCGGGCCACCGACGAGAAGGGCGGGGCCCAGATGATCCAGCGGTTCATGGACGACCGGACCCTGACCGCCGTCCAGGGGCTGCGCCCGATCGCGGAGTCCCTCGACCTGACCATGTCCCAGCTCGCGGTCGCCTGGGTGCTGCAGAACGACAACGTGGCCTCGGCACTCGTCGGCGCCTCGCGCCCCGAGCAGGTGCACGAGAACGTCGCGGCGGCCGGGGTCACCCTGCCGGCGGAGGCGATGACGGCGATCGACGAGGCCCTCGGCGACGTCGTCGTCCGTGACCCCGCGATGACGGCGGAGAACGCGCCGAAGGGCCGCGCGGTGTGA